The Lysobacter sp. HDW10 genome window below encodes:
- a CDS encoding acyltransferase produces the protein MSEKWTERPEGGGHFAIWLIRTIARKLGRRIARLHLYPITAYFLLKRAPERRASVAYLERALGRKTTWLDGAKHVHTFASTILDRVFLLGGPLDRFNVEVVGVDEVHAKLDEGRGVLLFGSHHGSFEVLRVIAQRRPDYNIRIVLDKQQNPALTQILDALNPTLARNIIDASQDGPTIVTEIQHAASQGALVALLVDRVRPDEPSMPAEFLGATARFPTSPWLIASVLKIPVALGFGLYQGGNRYKLMFELFEDVVEIPRNARAQSLQALIQRFASRLEYYVKLEPYNWFNFYDFWESEDELVSRHALDDAAVQRRTAGHTLGADKSRSHTAG, from the coding sequence ATGAGTGAAAAGTGGACCGAGCGGCCTGAAGGTGGGGGCCACTTTGCCATTTGGTTGATTCGAACCATTGCGCGCAAGTTGGGTCGCAGGATTGCGCGTTTGCATTTGTATCCGATCACCGCCTACTTCTTGTTAAAGCGCGCGCCAGAGCGTCGTGCCTCCGTCGCGTATCTCGAACGTGCCTTGGGTCGAAAGACCACATGGTTGGATGGTGCCAAGCATGTGCATACGTTTGCATCCACGATTCTTGATCGCGTGTTCTTATTAGGCGGCCCGCTCGATCGCTTCAATGTCGAGGTTGTTGGCGTTGACGAAGTGCACGCGAAGCTGGATGAAGGGCGGGGTGTGCTGTTGTTTGGTTCGCACCACGGCAGCTTTGAAGTCTTGCGCGTGATTGCGCAACGCAGGCCCGACTACAACATTCGCATTGTCCTCGACAAGCAACAGAATCCTGCGCTCACGCAGATTTTGGATGCCTTGAATCCCACACTTGCACGCAACATCATCGATGCCTCGCAAGACGGCCCGACGATCGTCACTGAGATTCAACATGCGGCCAGTCAAGGCGCCCTAGTTGCATTGCTGGTCGATCGCGTACGTCCGGATGAGCCGTCTATGCCGGCCGAATTTTTGGGCGCGACCGCGCGCTTCCCGACCTCGCCCTGGCTGATCGCGTCGGTGCTCAAGATTCCCGTGGCATTGGGCTTTGGCCTGTATCAGGGCGGCAACCGCTATAAGCTCATGTTTGAGCTTTTCGAAGACGTAGTTGAAATCCCACGTAACGCACGTGCGCAAAGTTTGCAGGCGCTCATCCAGCGTTTTGCATCGAGGTTGGAATATTACGTAAAGCTTGAACCTTACAACTGGTTCAATTTCTACGATTTTTGGGAGTCTGAAGATGAACTTGTCTCACGTCACGCGCTGGATGACGCCGCTGTGCAGCGCCGTACTGCTGGCCACACTTTGGGCGCCGACAAGTCGCGCAGCCACACCGCAGGTTGA
- a CDS encoding LolA-related protein, translated as MNLSHVTRWMTPLCSAVLLATLWAPTSRAATPQVDVNWVLAKMARPAPMRTQFVEVRSSDYLKTPMRIFGEYSRPDNASMVRTVTAPYSEVTTLHGTTATITRGKSVRTFSLSRVPELAGMQSSFGALLSGDQSALKRDFTVSSNGTREKWTVLMTPKNASLSKQIKDITLYGRGAELRCIETRSLAGGQVQRTLLASAAAAVKSQTAEDALIALCHGK; from the coding sequence ATGAACTTGTCTCACGTCACGCGCTGGATGACGCCGCTGTGCAGCGCCGTACTGCTGGCCACACTTTGGGCGCCGACAAGTCGCGCAGCCACACCGCAGGTTGACGTCAACTGGGTCTTGGCCAAGATGGCGCGCCCGGCGCCGATGCGGACCCAATTTGTAGAAGTACGCAGCTCGGACTATTTGAAAACGCCGATGCGCATCTTCGGTGAGTACAGTCGCCCGGACAATGCATCGATGGTGCGTACCGTCACCGCGCCGTATTCGGAAGTGACCACACTGCATGGCACCACGGCGACGATCACGCGTGGCAAAAGCGTACGTACGTTTTCTTTGAGCCGTGTGCCGGAACTTGCGGGGATGCAGTCCAGCTTCGGCGCGCTCTTGAGCGGTGATCAGTCTGCACTGAAGCGAGACTTCACGGTGAGCTCGAACGGCACGCGCGAGAAATGGACGGTGCTCATGACGCCGAAGAACGCATCGCTGTCAAAGCAAATCAAGGACATCACGCTCTATGGGCGCGGTGCCGAATTGCGCTGCATCGAAACGCGCAGTCTTGCCGGTGGTCAAGTGCAACGCACTTTGCTCGCCTCGGCCGCTGCTGCGGTGAAGTCGCAAACCGCTGAAGACGCATTGATCGCCCTATGTCACGGCAAATGA
- a CDS encoding MMPL family transporter → MSRQMKPFSATQRVALALVWLAIIVGIGFWQASHLQMSGDLRKFMPAAETPAQKFLMDELGEGPGSRLLLMSIEGASEESLAEQSRFLQTRLSANPDFVLASNGGMSGLDAIPEHLRSYRYVLSDRGTQLDRESLSAALQERLADLGSPAAGLIEPLLGSDPTLETLNLAEQWQPANGPQTLDGVWFDHAGKKSILIAQTRAAGFDPTGQERAVEAIHDAFDASKTQIAGAEKSKLTLTGPGAFAVEIGGRTSKEASTIGTIDGIALFILLILAYRSWRTPIFGALPLATAGVAGLAAVAAFFDGVHGITVAFGFTLIGVVQDYPIHLLSHQRKGITPWENARKIWPTLATGVASTCIAYFTFLASGVDGLKQLAVFTVVGLVSAALTTRLLLPALIDPEPRDPADSHALSRLWTQVERLPSAPKGVLIAMAALSLAVIAFAPANFWENDLSKLTPVPAAALKQDEVLRKDLGAPDVRYVIALQAATADEAIARSEALAPKLEALVGNGAIQNFDMAARYLPSAATQKARQAALPAPETLSHSLEAAVANTAFRPDVFGAFLRDVETARTARPLRAEDLKGTPLASTLEGLLLQRDGHATALITLSGIRDAAEVQRALQGTGVQLMDLKAASESLVVEYRQRVLWSLLIASVLLVATVWFALKQRARVVRVLLPMTLSLLLILAVLRGLGIELTLFHLVAFILAAGLGLDYALFFEHAGDDRPDQLRTFHALIVCSLTTVLVFFLLSLSSIPVLRAIGVTVTLGVLFNFVLALWITRRPTHA, encoded by the coding sequence ATGTCACGGCAAATGAAGCCGTTCTCCGCAACACAGCGTGTTGCGCTCGCATTGGTTTGGCTGGCGATTATTGTCGGCATCGGTTTTTGGCAGGCCAGCCATCTGCAAATGAGTGGCGACTTGCGGAAATTCATGCCGGCCGCCGAAACGCCGGCACAAAAGTTTTTGATGGATGAGCTCGGCGAAGGTCCGGGGTCGCGACTGTTGTTGATGTCGATTGAAGGTGCGTCAGAAGAAAGCTTGGCCGAGCAGTCGCGCTTTCTGCAAACGCGCTTGTCGGCGAATCCGGATTTTGTCTTGGCGTCAAACGGCGGCATGAGCGGCTTGGACGCCATTCCCGAGCACCTTCGTAGTTACCGCTATGTATTGAGTGATCGCGGCACGCAATTGGATCGCGAAAGCTTGTCCGCCGCCTTGCAAGAACGTTTGGCAGATCTCGGTTCGCCTGCGGCCGGTTTGATTGAACCGCTCTTGGGTTCGGATCCGACACTGGAAACACTGAACCTGGCCGAGCAATGGCAACCCGCCAACGGGCCGCAAACCTTGGATGGGGTTTGGTTTGATCACGCGGGTAAGAAGTCGATCTTGATTGCGCAAACCCGCGCGGCAGGATTTGATCCGACCGGTCAAGAACGTGCGGTCGAAGCGATTCACGATGCGTTTGACGCCAGCAAAACGCAGATCGCAGGCGCTGAAAAATCAAAACTGACGCTGACAGGGCCTGGCGCATTTGCAGTTGAAATTGGCGGTCGCACGTCGAAAGAAGCTTCGACAATCGGCACCATTGACGGTATTGCGTTATTCATTCTTTTGATCTTGGCCTATCGCAGTTGGCGCACGCCCATCTTTGGTGCGCTACCGCTGGCCACAGCGGGTGTCGCGGGCTTGGCCGCGGTTGCTGCGTTCTTCGACGGGGTGCATGGCATTACGGTGGCGTTTGGTTTCACGCTCATTGGTGTGGTTCAGGACTACCCCATCCATTTGTTATCACATCAACGCAAAGGCATTACGCCGTGGGAGAACGCGCGAAAGATTTGGCCGACGTTGGCCACCGGCGTCGCTTCTACCTGTATCGCGTACTTCACGTTCTTGGCATCGGGCGTCGATGGCTTGAAGCAGCTCGCAGTCTTCACTGTGGTGGGATTGGTCAGCGCCGCGCTCACCACGCGTTTGCTATTGCCTGCCTTGATAGACCCGGAGCCGCGTGATCCGGCAGACTCTCACGCATTGTCACGTTTGTGGACGCAGGTGGAGCGTTTGCCGAGCGCGCCTAAGGGCGTGCTCATTGCCATGGCCGCACTGTCCCTTGCGGTGATTGCGTTTGCACCGGCGAATTTCTGGGAAAACGATCTGTCGAAGTTGACGCCGGTACCGGCAGCGGCCTTGAAGCAAGACGAAGTGCTGCGCAAAGATTTGGGCGCACCTGATGTGCGCTATGTCATTGCATTGCAAGCTGCGACCGCGGATGAAGCCATTGCCCGTTCCGAAGCTTTGGCGCCGAAGTTAGAGGCCCTTGTGGGCAATGGTGCCATTCAAAACTTCGATATGGCTGCACGCTATTTGCCGAGTGCGGCGACGCAAAAGGCGCGTCAGGCAGCCTTGCCCGCGCCGGAAACGCTCTCTCACTCTTTGGAAGCAGCAGTCGCCAACACGGCGTTCCGTCCTGATGTATTCGGTGCGTTCTTGCGTGATGTGGAAACCGCGCGAACCGCTCGACCCCTGCGCGCTGAAGACCTGAAGGGCACACCGCTTGCATCGACCTTGGAAGGCTTGCTGCTTCAACGCGATGGTCACGCCACGGCTTTGATCACCTTGTCCGGTATTCGTGATGCGGCAGAAGTCCAGCGTGCGCTGCAGGGCACGGGCGTGCAGTTGATGGATCTAAAAGCGGCCTCCGAATCGTTGGTCGTCGAATACCGTCAACGCGTGCTGTGGTCCTTGTTGATTGCCTCTGTTCTCTTGGTCGCGACGGTGTGGTTCGCATTGAAGCAACGCGCGCGGGTCGTGCGTGTCTTGCTGCCGATGACCTTGAGTTTGTTGTTAATCCTTGCCGTGCTGCGCGGATTGGGCATCGAGCTGACACTGTTCCATTTGGTGGCCTTCATTCTTGCTGCCGGTTTGGGCTTGGACTACGCCTTGTTCTTCGAACATGCAGGCGATGATCGACCCGATCAGTTGCGCACCTTCCATGCACTCATCGTCTGTAGTTTGACCACGGTGTTGGTGTTCTTCCTCCTTTCTCTCTCCAGCATTCCTGTGTTGCGGGCGATTGGCGTCACGGTCACTTTAGGCGTGTTGTTCAACTTCGTACTGGCACTTTGGATTACACGGCGACCGACGCACGCATGA
- a CDS encoding phosphotransferase — translation MTLELDTVRIEDLIPHKGGMCLWQNVEAFDDEHVMLSTNSHKDSDNPLRSEGELRAIHLCEYGAQAMAVHGGLLARAGGEARKGYLVALRGVDIRVPRLDTLHGALQCEARLLMNSASSQQYAFRLLHEAECIAEGRAAVMLAPIGESDESSS, via the coding sequence ATGACACTCGAACTCGACACCGTCCGCATCGAAGATTTGATTCCGCATAAGGGCGGCATGTGCCTGTGGCAGAACGTCGAAGCCTTTGACGACGAACACGTCATGCTGTCGACAAACAGTCACAAGGACAGCGACAACCCACTGCGTTCCGAAGGTGAGCTGCGCGCCATTCACCTGTGCGAATACGGTGCGCAAGCCATGGCCGTGCATGGCGGTCTATTGGCGAGAGCGGGCGGTGAAGCGCGTAAGGGTTATTTGGTTGCCTTGCGTGGCGTGGACATTCGCGTGCCGCGCTTGGATACGTTGCACGGTGCCTTGCAGTGCGAGGCAAGATTATTGATGAACAGCGCGTCCAGTCAGCAGTATGCGTTTCGCTTGCTGCATGAAGCAGAGTGCATTGCAGAGGGCAGGGCTGCGGTTATGTTGGCGCCGATCGGAGAGTCAGATGAGTCAAGTTCCTAA
- the fabG gene encoding 3-oxoacyl-ACP reductase FabG, translating into MSQVPKTRRALVTGGSGDIGSAICLELARQGMQVIVHANGNLAKAEAVAQQIVQEGGQARAVAFDITDAEATSAQLQALLEDAAIDVVVNNAGIHDDAPMAGMSSTQWHRVIDVSLHGFFNVSQPLLLPMARQRWGRVVCVSSVAAVMGNRGQTNYAAAKGALHGAVKSLAREMASRGITANVVAPGVIQGSMTADVFDPEHIKAIVPAARAGKPEEVAALVAFLCRDSAAYINGQVIGVNGGMA; encoded by the coding sequence ATGAGTCAAGTTCCTAAAACACGTCGCGCCTTGGTCACAGGTGGTTCCGGCGATATCGGGTCGGCCATTTGTCTCGAATTGGCGCGTCAGGGGATGCAGGTGATCGTGCATGCCAATGGCAACCTAGCCAAGGCCGAAGCCGTTGCGCAACAGATTGTGCAAGAAGGCGGACAGGCGCGCGCCGTCGCATTTGATATCACGGATGCGGAAGCAACCTCTGCGCAACTGCAGGCCCTATTGGAAGATGCGGCGATTGACGTTGTCGTCAATAACGCCGGCATTCATGACGATGCGCCGATGGCGGGTATGTCGAGCACGCAGTGGCATCGTGTCATCGATGTGTCCTTGCATGGCTTCTTCAATGTCAGCCAACCGCTGTTGTTGCCGATGGCACGTCAACGTTGGGGGCGTGTGGTGTGCGTATCGAGTGTCGCTGCAGTGATGGGCAATCGCGGTCAAACCAACTACGCCGCTGCGAAGGGTGCATTGCACGGCGCCGTTAAATCCTTGGCACGTGAAATGGCGAGTCGCGGCATCACCGCGAATGTCGTGGCACCGGGCGTGATTCAAGGCAGCATGACAGCAGACGTGTTCGACCCGGAACATATCAAAGCGATTGTGCCGGCAGCGCGCGCGGGTAAACCTGAAGAGGTGGCAGCGCTGGTGGCGTTCTTATGCCGTGACAGCGCCGCGTATATCAACGGTCAAGTGATTGGCGTCAATGGTGGTATGGCCTAG